AAGTGAGATTAGACTAAGGGTTTTCGATTCCTCTCATAACATTTCACaaatcttaaaatttattccCTTTTATGAAAGGTTAATGCTAAGGATTGTGAATTCTAAGTGGAATCTcagtttttatttttccGGTTGTTGGGAAAACCTGGACTACCGGTTTTACGACCTGAAAAAACACGAATTTTACCTAAAGCATTTGAAAAGGTTTATAGTTTCAATAAAGAAGCTTGAAATTTGCATTGACCAGATTTCAGATTTAAACAAgcttttaaaatcaatagaAAATGAAGATTTATATCCCCAGTGTGTAGGCCTTAAAGAGGATTGTAAAATAGATAATGTATCCAACTGCAGTATTGAGACTCCAGACTTTATCGAAACTGATACGGAGTCTAATTATGATGATAACTTGAGTTTTATCAATTACTCCACTAATGATCCCAGTCCAGACTACATTTCAGATGTAGACTTTGATAATCATTATTTCAATGAAGACGTTgaaactaatttaaatccTGAGGAAACAGCAAATTCTACTGGTTCCCCTAGATCTGACGATGCTTGTTCTATTGATGACTGTATTGATGAGCTTAAAACACTTCTATCGTCTTTAAAGAACCTCAACAACTTATACGTTAGTGATAGGCTTAGGAAACACAATTTGGTTTATTCTAGGATCAGTCCAGTTATACTTGAATTTATTGACTCTAATTCTCTTTCTATCAACTCTTTGAAAAACTCAATCAACACTTCTCCATACCCTTCACTATCTTCTAACTATTTCAGTTTAACCAACTTGGTTTTAGACTGTCCTGTGAACttaaactttattttagaaCTTGTTCCCCTAATAAAGAATGTCAGAAACCTAGTGATCTCCAGAGTTGCTCAGGAGGATTCTGACTTATCAATTTGTTCTGTCGTTTCTGAACTTCTGGAACATATTCCCAAATCTCAGCTGGAATCAATTCAAATCGGCAAGACCATCCAGAATGTTAAAAGCCTGAAGAAACCTAGCTTTTCCAGTGAAGCTAGGGCTAGACACGTCAACAGACTTAGTATGGCCTCTGGTCTTTTCCATACCTCTGATGATTCTGAGGAAGGAGATGAACTAGTCTATCTTCTACTGTCAAACCATTCAAATtctctaaaaattattatcgTAACTTCTATTCTTAATctatttttactaataacttgctaataatttgtttagttGGAGGATATAGaaatttcattttctgcttttgataaaattaggAATTTAGAGTTAGTTTtcgttaaatttattatttttaggaatTTAAGATACTACAGAATCCCTGTTTGGAGTAGTTTAAGTGAGTTCTTCCCTCCTAATTTCGTTATATGATGATACTTTCCAATTAGTATAAAgtagttaaaatatttttcaaatgcTTTCTTATTTGCGATTCctcaaatttgaaattcCTGTTGGGCACCACTTGTTTACTGGGCAGGTTGGACATCCCGGTCCAGCTGCTGTACAAAATGTTTGTCCAAATCCAACCAGCAGTGGGTTAATCTTACTCCACAAGtctctaaaataatatttatgagttatttaaatacttTGGTAACAATTCTTGTAGTTTTAGGCTTGTTTCCTCCGGTGTTTTTGTCTTTACCCATCCCAGTCTATTTGTTATTCTGTGCACGTGTATATCCACTGCAACTCCATCCACCATGTTAAATGCctaaatattgttaattaaaacaaaattgtGTTAATGAGATACCACTTGCAGTATCAAGTTTGCCATCTTCGGTCCTATTCCTGGCAATGATTCCAAGTCTTTTTTATTCGATGGTACTTTCCCTCCATATTGGtcctttaatatttgtgcagcttttttaatatttttagcCTTTGTTTTATGAAATCCCACTTTACTTATTATTGAATCTAGTTCTTCTTCATCCATTTTCAGTATGTTATCCAATGTTAACCCTCTtttcttcaaattcttcataGTCAATGCGGTTATTTCGTCCTTAGTTTGGCTACTCAGCATACAACCCACTAGGGTTTGAAATTCAAAATGTTCTCCTGGGTCTGCCACACAGTGACACCCATACAAATCAACTGGCGCTAtttcctacacatttttaattacACACTAAGATTTTTATAATACCTTGTTTCTTTTGTTTGCGATACAGTTCCAGACCTTTGTAAAGTTGGGTATTGAACATACTCCCTCCTCTACTATGGGAAAGTTATTAACTTTCTCGTCTTCAGTTTTACTATCCAATTGTTCATGTTCGACCTTTTCATGTTTAGCCTTATCAGAGCTCTCTGATTTTGCACTTTTAATGATCTCCTCCACGTTAAAATCATCGGTTTTACTATCTCGTTTAGTTTTAGTTAATCTTTTCTCAGGCAAATCATCCTCGTATGATATCTTTAGTGTTCTTTTgtgtttaaatatattcttTAGTTCAGATTTTGTATTCAGGATGTTATCCAGGTGATCTTTAGCTGTTAAATTTTCTAACTCCTTTTGATGTTTTTGTGTTTTCAGCCCTTGGATCTTAGTTTTACTTGAGGTTTCACTCTTAGCAGGTTTCTTAACGGCCATATCAACGTCTTTGCCGAAATAACCGAATATATCAACAACGTAATTGCGGCTAAAAAATCTCGGAGCAACCCAGCCTAAAttaagttttaatttttagacCAAACCAACTAACAttcataaataaaattttagtatatgttaaatatgttataattaaactattttaacaGAGAAGATTCTTATATAATAtcaatataataaattaatgaataaagAAATATGTATGGAGGTACCGTAATTCCACCTGGGTGTAAACTTCAAAAAACTCAATGCTTTGACAAACGACTGCAGTGTTAATAAGAAGAGGGCGAGAATTTTCAggaaaaattttaaaaaacaaatcTTCATGATACATTACACATCAAAGGGGGTGAAGGGAACTTACATCAGGTCACGTAAACCTGAGGAATATGACCATAAGTGGAATGTGTAGAATTAATTATGCCTAAGAGCAAATGTAAACTGGGATATAAGAATAAAGCAGAATCTTAATACCCATGGGGAATACACAGTCACCACCCCATAGGCCGTTAACTATTTCACctattaattaatagtttttagtttattatcggtatattttaattcactaatttaaatattagaTCTGCCTTTGGTAGCAAAGATGGTAAGcttttatttaactttattttattcttatcGATTGGTTGAATCATCCTTCtatgaatttaaaacttcaaacttatttcttttaaaaaattttaattgaaCATATAACCGATTTTTCagttatattttatttgtttgaCGTTTTAATCTTTTCTGGTGATCATCCCACTATTTCCCCTATTATACTTTACTTTATCTTACTTTGCGCTAAATTTCTTATATTAAAGtctaatattatttttcagaTGCTTCGTTTGCAGAAAAGACTTGCCGCTTCCGTGCTTCGCTGCGGAAAGGGCCGTGTTTGGCTCGACCCAAACGAATCCAGCGAGATTGCCATGGCCAACTCCCGTTTCAGTGTTAGAAAACTTATTAGTGACGGcttaataataaagaagGGAGTTGCTCCTCATAGCAGATCCAGGATCAGGCTTTATCACCTTGCTAAAAGGATGGGTAGACATACCGGTATTGGTAAAAGGAAGGGTTCCAAGGGTGTTAGACAGCCTCCAAAGCTCCTTTGGATGAGACGCCAACGTGTTTTAAGACGTTTATTGAGGAAACTTAGGGACTCTAAGAAAATCGACTCCCATATGTACCACAACTTTTATATGAGGTGTAAAGGTAACCAATTCAAGAACAAGCGTGTCCTTCTCGAGGCCATACATGCTCAGAAGAACGCTTGGGTCAAACAGAAGGCTGAAAACGAACTTGTAGAGGCGCTCAGGGCCAAGTCCAAGATGCTGAAGGAGAAGAGGAAAGCCAGACTTTCAGCtatgtaattttttaacctcTACATACcttttaatgtaatatgAAGTAACCGAACATGAATTTTAcgtttatatataataaattatattaaaaatttaaatttatatattacaagGTCGCTCACCACTTAAGGTTCATTGTGTTTTTCTGAGAACTAaggtttaaattaaaatcaaacCTCGACTGAACCaactttaataaatttgaaaaatattgGCACACTTGATCTTGGGTACTAATATATTCAGTTTCACTTAAAAATCCCTCAAAAGCCGAGGCACTTGTAGTTTGATTATCAACTTGagtttttaataaatttaaattcttgAAATACTTTTTACGAACACAATCAGGAAAAAATGGaagaatatttaataaaatagaCTTTTTAGAATCTGGATTGCTCTGAGGGGACTGAAGTGCCTGGCCGGCACCGTTGAAACAGCCTCCAGGACAGGACATTAATTCTATGTAATCACATACAAAGTCGCTTCCATTTGAACTCCCCGAACTATCAGACTtattttgataataatttccGCTAGAATCACCGGTGTTCTTGCGGGATTTAAGCAACTTGATTATGTTCTGAATATTTCTAAAACCGTAGGCTATTATAAATCTCAAAAGCACATTGTTATTACTGTCCAAAAGTGTACATTcctaaaaaaattaaaaatattagaaAAATAAGATAAAAACGAACCTTGAAGTCATTGTTAATGGTTTCCATGAACTTTAAGTTACTGTTATCCACATCTACGTTGAATAACTGTTTACAAGAATGTTTAAATATCTCCTCAGCAAAACCTCCACTTTGAGAATATAGCCCAGAGCATCTAATTAGTTTCATCAAGTGATTAAAATCTCTACTTTCATAATTAGGTAAGGTCAGGTTGTGGTTAATATTTAGGTCGGCTATTGAGTTAATCTTGTTGAAATAATACAGAAAATTAACCAGATGATCGGGCGGCTCCTCTTTCAATTGAGTAAACTTTAAACCCAAACTATTCAATATATTCTCAATGTCAGAAGTTGAAAGTATATCATCAACCAAAGGCTCAGTTTCTAAGGCTTGAGAGTCATCTGGGTCACCAGAAGTGTTCGGATTTGAATCAGATTGATAAAGTGAAAAGAGAGATTTAATATCGAACTGAAACTCCTTTCTTATTGTTTCGAACTTTTTATCATAGCACGGAACAATTGATATGTGATATACTTTCGTGTTGTTAGTGACcttgaaattatttattatattattttcactaTTAGAATTACAGTTGACGTTTGTTAGAAAACTATTCAGAAAACAGTTAGAACTAAATAGTTTTAAGTAGTTAATATGGTAAATGGTGTTGTAATAATTGATTGTATGGGATAAAATCTTTACTAGCAAGCCTTGTATGACTTGGCTGCTTGGTACCTTacttatcaaatttaacaaatccTGGTCCAGAGTCTTCTCAGCGTATAATGTCCACCCAGGACAGTGACTAGTTATTATTGGTAAATTAAATCTTCTCTCTTTGTAATTTTGATTGTTTAAATCCTTATTAATACCATTAACCATTCTGTTAGTATCATCGAGGTCACTTGAATGGGTTGAGGAAACAGTGTTATTGTTGTACTTATAGATGAACTCTTCTTTACTTTGAGTTAAAGCTAGCAATTCAGCCAACCCGATATCAAATATCAATTTAGCACCTAGAAACCGAAACAGATAAGATAACTTTCTCAGCGCCTTTTCTGCCTTCATGTTATAGTGACTTGAAAGCATAAAAATAGTCTGAGGAGATATTGAAATGACGCAGAAATCactatttttcattttttcaataacTTTCAAGTGGTTTTCATCCTTTAAAAGTATCTCCTCTGATGAGGTTAGGCATCCAGAGCAGGAGAGGCAGTCACTCAGTCCAACTGTTAtctttttattcttatcaACGGTTGTAAcatttagtttattatcTTTGTATATGTCATTATTTAGCAAATCATTAGgtaaattacttttattttGTGTATTTGAGTctgaaattttatcatttagCCTTATTTCATACTTGTTATCACTCTTTAACAGAGGCAAAACGCATTCTTCTCCAGGATTAAGGTAATCATTCAAGCCGGAAATCTTCACGGCATTTGAATACATCTTAAAAGTAAAGAAAGGTCTATTTTTATTGCAGAAAAATCAAACATAATgattgaaaataaaacatgGAACAAAACAATAGAAAAGttcaataaattgtaaaagtagattataaatataaattacatatatgttgtacaaaaaataaaactaaatcAGATTAATTGAGCCGGATTCCATTATATAAGGCGTATGTTAAATATAGTGAATACGCTcaattgaataattttaaaaatcttTCACATTCCagttttttatattatattatttatctttTTTCCCTTTAGACCTAGCCATTATGTTTTTTATAGCGATTTCAACCTTTTTTGCCAGAACCGTGACTTTATTTGATTCATCTTTATTTTCCATAGTTTTATCTCCAGTCATGACCATACtcattacacattaataattttatttatttaaaatcatcCGATTTGTTAAAACGTGcaaaaacataaaaaattttgtgAAAGACGGTTAGACTCAAAATGTACAAAGCGATCTATACTAGATTTTtgcctaaaataatttattatctcagaaatatatatttaagtctagttattttataaatctaataaatttacccGCAAACACTTCTGTATGGAATCGagatttttacacatatgtttttaagttttaaaattttctaatttaaaacatttgaatatataaaaatataatatttcgCAAATTTATGATCTAGTCGAGcagataaaataatattaaaaataattttaatgggTAGCTGCTTCATCCAAAAATGTGATGTTGTAACATAATTGACGACATAAAAAACCATAACagataatgataatatttctAGATCTGTGTAAATTCGTAAAGTTTTTGGAATCCTTTTTATGTCTGAGTTATATTCtataatgaaaaaattaattacaaattaaaataaacgTAAACAAAATACTGCTGTTGCTTTTGGGAATAGATATtttgaattattttaatatttgttaatagAAAACTCAAGAATATAACAGATTGTAGTTGGATTATCTGAAATATAGATAAAATAGAGAATGGAAACGAGCCAAaaacaacaattttatagtttatAAGTTAGACAAAATCTGCAATCGCAAAACTTTTTACCAGAGTATGAAACAATGAATAAAGATACCTGCGTAGAAAATAATACAGATTCTAGTAATTGGTACCAATCTGGGAAAGATGTGGAGTTTGATGACCCATACGGTAGTGAGTCAGAAATAAAATCTGATAATGAAGATGCAGAAAAGGGAACTGAAACATTACCTGATGATACCACAGAAGTCCAGGATGAAACGGAAAAGGAAGGACCCAAAAGGAAAAAGAAGTACTTAAACTATAGCCAGAGTACAGGAATCAGTTTCTTTTTCTTCTCATGGATGACAGATTGGATAAAACTTGCAAGTAAAGGAGAACTCAAACACGAAGATTTCCCAGATATACCAGACTCAGATTTTGATCAATACGCAACAGCAGAGTTCGGAAGTTGTTTGGATAAGTATAGAGATTATGAAAAGTGTAACAAACTAGTTAAACTGGTAGGGCGAA
The Theileria parva strain Muguga chromosome 3 map unlocalized ctg_530, whole genome shotgun sequence DNA segment above includes these coding regions:
- the nth-1 gene encoding Endonuclease III-like protein, with the translated sequence MKICFLKFFLKILALFLLTLQSFVKALSFLKFTPRWNYGWVAPRFFSRNYVVDIFGYFGKDVDMAVKKPAKSETSSKTKIQGLKTQKHQKELENLTAKDHLDNILNTKSELKNIFKHKRTLKISYEDDLPEKRLTKTKRDSKTDDFNVEEIIKSAKSESSDKAKHEKVEHEQLDSKTEDEKVNNFPIVEEGVCSIPNFTKVWNCIANKRNKEIAPVDLYGCHCVADPGEHFEFQTLVGCMLSSQTKDEITALTMKNLKKRGLTLDNILKMDEEELDSIISKVGFHKTKAKNIKKAAQILKDQYGGKVPSNKKDLESLPGIGPKMANLILQVAFNMVDGVAVDIHVHRITNRLGWVKTKTPEETSLKLQELLPKDLWSKINPLLVGFGQTFCTAAGPGCPTCPVNKWCPTGISNLRNRK
- the Rpl19 gene encoding 60S ribosomal protein L19-1, which encodes MMLRLQKRLAASVLRCGKGRVWLDPNESSEIAMANSRFSVRKLISDGLIIKKGVAPHSRSRIRLYHLAKRMGRHTGIGKRKGSKGVRQPPKLLWMRRQRVLRRLLRKLRDSKKIDSHMYHNFYMRCKGNQFKNKRVLLEAIHAQKNAWVKQKAENELVEALRAKSKMLKEKRKARLSAM
- a CDS encoding Iron only hydrogenase large subunit domain protein, translated to MYSNAVKISGLNDYLNPGEECVLPLLKSDNKYEIRLNDKISDSNTQNKSNLPNDLLNNDIYKDNKLNVTTVDKNKKITVGLSDCLSCSGCLTSSEEILLKDENHLKVIEKMKNSDFCVISISPQTIFMLSSHYNMKAEKALRKLSYLFRFLGAKLIFDIGLAELLALTQSKEEFIYKYNNNTVSSTHSSDLDDTNRMVNGINKDLNNQNYKERRFNLPIITSHCPGWTLYAEKTLDQDLLNLISKVPSSQVIQGLLVKILSHTINYYNTIYHINYLKLFSSNCFLNSFLTNVNCNSNSENNIINNFKVTNNTKVYHISIVPCYDKKFETIRKEFQFDIKSLFSLYQSDSNPNTSGDPDDSQALETEPLVDDILSTSDIENILNSLGLKFTQLKEEPPDHLVNFLYYFNKINSIADLNINHNLTLPNYESRDFNHLMKLIRCSGLYSQSGGFAEEIFKHSCKQLFNVDVDNSNLKFMETINNDFKECTLLDSNNNVLLRFIIAYGFRNIQNIIKLLKSRKNTGDSSGNYYQNKSDSSGSSNGSDFVCDYIELMSCPGGCFNGAGQALQSPQSNPDSKKSILLNILPFFPDCVRKKYFKNLNLLKTQVDNQTTSASAFEGFLSETEYISTQDQVCQYFSNLLKLVQSRFDFNLNLSSQKNTMNLKW